A region from the Pirellulales bacterium genome encodes:
- the ahcY gene encoding adenosylhomocysteinase, with the protein MAQVDTRLPFKVADMSLADWGRKEIQLAENEMPGLMALRHKFGKSKPLAGARIAGCLHMTIQTAVLIETLVELGAQVTWSSCNIFSTQDHAAAAIAKAGVPVYAWKGMSAEEFDWCIEQTLIFPDGQPLNLILDDGGDLTCMVHQKYPEMLAAIRGLSEETTTGVHRLYQMHARGELKVPAINVNDSVTKSKFDNLYGCRESLADGIKRATDVMVAGKVVVIAGYGDVGKGCARAMQSLGARVIITEIDPINALQAAMEGYEVTTMDDAAPRGNIFVTATGNRDVIMGEHMKVMPNDAIVCNIGHFDLEIDMAWLNGQKTVKKIEIKPQVDRYTFADGHSILILAEGRLVNLGCATGHPSFVMSNSFTNQVMAQLALWTEADKFGLGVHVLPKKLDEEVARLHLDKLGVKLTKLTSKQSEYIGIPTEGPFKPDYYRY; encoded by the coding sequence GTGGCCCAGGTCGACACGCGGTTGCCGTTCAAAGTTGCAGACATGTCGCTGGCCGATTGGGGCCGCAAAGAGATCCAACTGGCCGAGAACGAGATGCCAGGCTTGATGGCGCTGCGCCACAAGTTCGGCAAGTCGAAGCCGCTAGCTGGCGCGCGGATCGCCGGCTGCCTGCACATGACCATCCAGACGGCCGTGCTGATCGAGACGTTGGTCGAGCTCGGCGCGCAGGTCACTTGGAGCAGCTGCAACATTTTCTCGACCCAAGACCACGCAGCCGCGGCCATCGCCAAGGCCGGCGTGCCGGTCTACGCCTGGAAGGGAATGAGCGCCGAGGAGTTCGATTGGTGCATCGAACAGACGTTGATCTTCCCAGACGGTCAGCCGCTGAACCTGATTCTGGACGACGGCGGCGACCTGACATGCATGGTTCACCAGAAGTATCCCGAAATGTTGGCGGCCATCCGTGGCCTGTCGGAAGAGACCACCACGGGAGTTCATCGTCTGTACCAGATGCACGCCCGCGGCGAGTTGAAGGTGCCCGCGATCAATGTCAACGACTCCGTCACGAAGAGCAAGTTCGACAACTTGTACGGCTGCCGCGAATCGCTGGCCGACGGCATCAAGCGGGCCACCGACGTGATGGTGGCGGGCAAGGTCGTCGTCATCGCCGGCTATGGTGACGTGGGCAAGGGTTGTGCCCGGGCCATGCAGTCGCTGGGCGCGCGGGTGATCATTACAGAGATCGACCCAATCAACGCCTTGCAGGCCGCGATGGAAGGTTACGAAGTAACGACCATGGACGACGCCGCCCCACGCGGCAATATCTTTGTCACGGCCACGGGCAACCGTGACGTGATCATGGGCGAGCATATGAAGGTCATGCCCAATGACGCCATCGTGTGCAACATTGGCCACTTCGACCTGGAAATCGACATGGCCTGGCTGAACGGCCAGAAGACCGTCAAAAAGATCGAGATCAAGCCGCAGGTCGACCGTTATACGTTCGCCGATGGGCATTCGATTCTGATCCTGGCCGAAGGCCGTTTGGTGAACTTGGGCTGTGCCACGGGGCACCCGTCATTCGTCATGTCGAACTCGTTCACCAACCAGGTTATGGCCCAATTGGCCCTCTGGACCGAGGCTGATAAGTTCGGCCTGGGCGTGCATGTGCTGCCCAAGAAGCTGGACGAAGAGGTGGCCCGGCTGCACCTGGACAAGCTGGGCGTGAAGCTCACCAAGCTGACGTCGAAGCAGTCCGAGTATATTGGCATCCCGACCGAAGGGCCGTTCAAACCGGACTACTACCGGTACTAA
- a CDS encoding DUF1015 domain-containing protein, which yields MPEIQAFRGLRYDLGHVGSLSEVIAPPYDVIGPQLQDQLYKRHPANVVRLILNRDEPGDDATTSRYARAAKFLKNWRSEGILSTDPDPAIYVYHQQFDYAGRTHTRRGFMARIKLQRFGEGNIYPHEETMSGPKQDRLLLTRACKANLSQIFGLYPDPQNETQQLLENAIVAVPPVEATDHLGVIHRMWMVTDVNVISAVTASIGPKPVFIADGHHRYETACNYRDELAAAGTLTGNHPANSVLMMCVGMEDPGMVVLPTHRLFRGLPAMKSTDLIAKLGNAFTTRVAGEGGDLAPTIWSEIEGEGDQGTLGLYAAADDRWVLARITPAGRERLAKIAPEHSQPWRDLGVSILHRLVIDTLLAGPDLSKPRYVHLVDEVVEGIETGEFPLAVLVMPATVDDIQTISRHQERMPAKSTYFYPKLLSGLVINPLE from the coding sequence ATGCCCGAAATTCAAGCTTTCCGCGGACTGCGTTATGACCTGGGACACGTTGGCTCGTTGAGCGAAGTCATCGCTCCGCCCTATGACGTGATTGGCCCGCAATTGCAGGACCAGCTTTACAAGCGGCATCCGGCCAACGTCGTGCGGTTGATCCTCAACCGGGACGAGCCGGGGGATGATGCGACGACCAGCCGCTACGCGCGGGCGGCCAAGTTCCTGAAGAACTGGCGCAGCGAGGGGATCCTTTCCACCGACCCCGATCCGGCCATCTATGTCTATCACCAGCAGTTCGACTATGCTGGCCGGACGCACACCCGGCGCGGGTTCATGGCCCGGATCAAGCTGCAACGTTTCGGGGAAGGGAACATCTATCCCCACGAAGAAACCATGTCCGGCCCTAAGCAGGACCGCCTGCTGCTGACCCGCGCCTGCAAGGCGAATTTGAGCCAGATATTTGGGCTCTATCCCGATCCGCAGAACGAGACCCAGCAGCTACTCGAAAATGCGATCGTGGCGGTGCCTCCGGTCGAGGCCACGGACCATTTGGGCGTCATTCACCGCATGTGGATGGTGACCGACGTAAACGTGATTTCGGCGGTCACCGCGTCGATCGGCCCGAAGCCGGTATTCATCGCCGACGGCCACCACCGTTACGAGACGGCCTGCAACTACCGCGACGAGTTGGCGGCCGCCGGCACGCTGACCGGCAATCATCCGGCCAACTCGGTGTTGATGATGTGCGTCGGCATGGAGGACCCCGGCATGGTGGTGCTTCCCACGCACCGGCTGTTCCGCGGCCTGCCGGCCATGAAGTCGACCGACCTGATCGCCAAGCTGGGAAATGCCTTTACCACGCGGGTTGCCGGCGAAGGGGGAGACCTGGCACCCACGATTTGGAGCGAGATCGAGGGGGAAGGAGATCAAGGAACGCTGGGCCTGTACGCGGCCGCCGACGACCGTTGGGTGCTGGCCCGAATCACTCCGGCCGGCCGTGAGCGATTGGCCAAAATCGCCCCCGAGCACAGCCAGCCCTGGCGGGACCTGGGCGTCAGCATTCTGCATCGCTTGGTGATCGACACGCTGCTGGCCGGCCCCGACCTGTCAAAGCCCCGCTACGTCCACCTGGTGGACGAGGTGGTCGAAGGGATCGAAACGGGCGAGTTTCCGTTGGCGGTCCTGGTCATGCCGGCCACGGTCGACGACATCCAGACGATCAGCCGGCACCAGGAACGGATGCCGGCCAAGAGCACCTATTTCTATCCCAAGCTGCTCAGCGGGCTGGTAATTAATCCGCTCGAGTAG
- a CDS encoding ParA family protein has translation MSRILCVANQKGGVGKTTTAVNLADALARSGARTLLIDLDPQCNATSGLGVEPAERHPLVSTAPLQESLRPTSTAGLEVLPGSRNFQDIETLSKHTESQAATLRQHLAGGLTAYDYVLIDCPPSLGQLTRTALASASEVLMPIQCEYFAMEGLAQMIDVIRQVMSVHPQRLQFGGILLTMYDHTLDLTHEVDNEVRDFFGEIVFQTVIPRDVAVAEAPSHGQSVLDYAPRSRGAWAYAELCMEVLERE, from the coding sequence GTGAGCCGGATCCTCTGCGTGGCGAATCAGAAGGGGGGCGTCGGCAAGACGACCACCGCCGTGAACCTGGCCGACGCGCTGGCGCGTAGCGGCGCGCGCACACTATTGATCGATCTCGATCCACAGTGCAACGCCACCAGTGGGCTAGGAGTCGAGCCGGCGGAGCGGCATCCATTGGTCTCCACGGCACCCTTGCAAGAGTCGCTGCGCCCCACCTCGACCGCGGGGCTGGAAGTGTTGCCCGGCAGCCGCAACTTCCAAGATATCGAAACACTCAGCAAACACACCGAGAGTCAGGCCGCCACGTTGCGGCAGCACCTGGCGGGTGGGCTGACCGCCTACGACTATGTGCTGATCGATTGTCCCCCGTCGCTTGGCCAACTGACGCGCACTGCCCTGGCCAGCGCCAGCGAGGTGTTGATGCCCATCCAGTGCGAGTACTTCGCCATGGAAGGGCTGGCCCAGATGATCGACGTCATTCGCCAGGTGATGAGCGTTCATCCGCAAAGGCTTCAGTTCGGGGGCATCCTCTTGACGATGTATGACCACACGTTGGACCTGACGCACGAAGTCGACAACGAGGTGCGCGATTTTTTTGGCGAGATCGTATTTCAAACGGTGATCCCCCGCGACGTGGCCGTGGCCGAAGCGCCCAGCCACGGCCAATCGGTGCTGGATTATGCGCCGCGATCGCGAGGGGCCTGGGCTTACGCGGAACTGTGCATGGAGGTACTCGAGCGTGAGTAA
- a CDS encoding ParB/RepB/Spo0J family partition protein, which produces MSKERRLGRGLEALLGRPLESYSAREPAADAATPADASTGSSAGEQVLVPVSVYEIDRNPYQPRHDFNDADIDSLADSIQEHGMLQPIVVRRQGDRFQLVAGERRLRAAIKAGLAQVAVQVREVDDRQAAELAIVENLQRKDLNPLEKGGSFQQYLERYGCTQEELAKRLKIDRSTVANLIRLLELPEDVKSALRAGTITQGHARALLPLSSEREQIELCQRIQKEGLSVRSVEDLVQQTVQADDGQHALRLVTGEAEERPARRPRSQHLASLEQKFRAALGSKVDVRESSKGRGRIVIHFKNHEEFERLSKQLCDAKKGAQSHVG; this is translated from the coding sequence GTGAGTAAAGAACGACGACTTGGACGTGGCCTGGAAGCTTTGCTCGGTCGCCCCTTGGAAAGCTACTCGGCGCGCGAGCCAGCTGCCGACGCCGCAACTCCCGCCGATGCTAGCACTGGCAGCAGCGCAGGCGAACAAGTCTTGGTACCGGTCAGCGTCTACGAGATCGATCGCAATCCTTACCAGCCGCGACATGATTTCAACGACGCCGACATTGACTCGTTGGCCGACAGTATCCAAGAACACGGCATGTTGCAGCCAATCGTGGTCCGCCGGCAAGGCGACCGTTTTCAACTAGTGGCGGGCGAGCGGCGCTTGCGGGCAGCCATCAAGGCCGGCCTGGCGCAGGTGGCTGTGCAGGTCCGCGAAGTCGATGATCGGCAGGCGGCCGAGTTGGCCATCGTCGAGAACCTGCAACGCAAGGATCTCAACCCTTTGGAAAAAGGGGGCTCGTTCCAACAGTATCTAGAGCGCTATGGCTGCACGCAGGAAGAGCTGGCCAAGCGACTGAAGATCGACCGCTCGACGGTGGCGAATCTGATCCGCCTGTTGGAGCTGCCCGAGGATGTGAAGTCCGCACTCCGCGCCGGCACGATCACCCAGGGACACGCGCGGGCGCTATTGCCCCTGTCCAGCGAGCGCGAGCAGATCGAATTATGCCAGCGCATTCAAAAGGAGGGTCTGAGCGTTCGCAGCGTCGAGGACCTGGTGCAACAGACCGTGCAGGCGGACGACGGACAGCACGCGCTGCGCCTGGTGACGGGCGAAGCGGAGGAACGCCCGGCCCGGCGACCACGCAGCCAGCACCTGGCGTCGCTCGAGCAAAAATTCCGCGCGGCTTTGGGCTCGAAGGTGGACGTCCGCGAGTCGTCCAAGGGACGCGGCCGGATCGTAATCCACTTTAAGAACCACGAAGAGTTCGAGCGCCTGAGTAAACAACTGTGCGACGCCAAGAAGGGTGCGCAGAGCCACGTGGGGTAG
- a CDS encoding formylglycine-generating enzyme family protein, which produces MSRSDCRWGMGFVALVVVGAGVCFANAGDDKALAGKPSFAGAKAGEARDVAGIQLCWCPPGKFLMGSPATEPERRPGEDQVEVTLSHGFWIGKYEVTQGEWKRVVGEFPEKLTAGEGDEFPVYSVNFAEAEKFCRKLSELAHASGALPQDWEFRLPTDAQWEYACRAGTTTATSFGDSLSSKQANFQGKPYNGAETGPSLKRAAAVGSYPANAWGLHDMHGNIFEWCRDWHHLKLPGGVDPDLYLAQTTAQRNRTGSKSRVRRGGCWADEGWPCRSAFRLRFEPERRADHIGFRVVAVQL; this is translated from the coding sequence ATGTCACGAAGCGATTGCCGATGGGGCATGGGTTTTGTCGCGCTGGTCGTCGTGGGCGCTGGCGTATGTTTCGCGAACGCGGGCGACGATAAAGCCCTAGCTGGAAAGCCATCGTTCGCCGGTGCCAAAGCCGGCGAGGCGCGCGACGTTGCTGGCATCCAACTTTGCTGGTGCCCGCCGGGCAAGTTCTTAATGGGGAGCCCAGCGACCGAGCCGGAGCGACGTCCGGGCGAAGACCAGGTGGAAGTGACGCTCAGCCACGGTTTCTGGATTGGCAAGTACGAGGTCACTCAGGGCGAGTGGAAACGCGTGGTCGGTGAGTTTCCAGAAAAGCTCACGGCCGGCGAAGGGGACGAGTTTCCGGTCTACAGCGTCAACTTCGCCGAGGCCGAAAAATTCTGCCGCAAGCTCTCTGAGTTGGCCCATGCCTCGGGCGCGCTGCCGCAGGATTGGGAGTTCCGGCTTCCCACTGACGCCCAATGGGAATACGCTTGTCGCGCTGGGACGACAACGGCCACGTCGTTTGGCGATTCCCTCAGCAGCAAGCAAGCCAATTTTCAGGGGAAACCGTACAACGGCGCCGAGACGGGGCCGTCGCTCAAACGGGCTGCGGCGGTCGGGAGCTATCCGGCCAATGCCTGGGGTCTGCACGACATGCACGGCAACATCTTTGAGTGGTGCCGCGATTGGCATCACCTGAAATTGCCTGGCGGCGTGGATCCCGACCTCTACTTGGCACAAACCACGGCGCAGCGCAATCGAACGGGAAGCAAGTCACGGGTCCGTCGCGGCGGCTGCTGGGCCGACGAAGGATGGCCTTGCCGCTCGGCGTTCCGGCTGCGTTTCGAACCGGAACGGCGCGCAGACCACATCGGCTTTCGCGTCGTCGCCGTGCAGTTGTAG
- a CDS encoding SRPBCC family protein, whose amino-acid sequence MWKKILLSFVALCAIIVLFVIYVSVQPSDFSVERSTTIAAPPAAVFDSVNDLQKWDAWSPWKDLDPNAKSTISTPSAGKGASFTWDGNEQIGAGSLTIVESEPNDSVDVDQEFIRPFAGKARMAFRFASVPNGLAEPDTKVTWKLSGTNDFFGKLMCLCTDMDAVLGKGFERGLATMKSALEKKTVEPTQSPSPPQ is encoded by the coding sequence ATGTGGAAAAAGATTCTGCTGTCGTTCGTGGCACTTTGTGCCATCATCGTCCTGTTCGTGATCTACGTCAGCGTGCAACCGAGCGATTTTTCGGTCGAGCGATCGACGACGATCGCCGCGCCGCCGGCCGCGGTCTTCGACAGCGTCAACGATCTGCAAAAATGGGACGCCTGGAGTCCCTGGAAAGATCTCGATCCCAATGCAAAGTCCACCATCTCGACCCCCTCGGCCGGCAAGGGGGCCAGCTTCACCTGGGATGGCAACGAACAGATTGGCGCGGGGAGCTTGACCATTGTCGAATCGGAACCGAACGACTCGGTCGATGTCGATCAGGAATTCATCAGGCCCTTTGCTGGCAAAGCGCGCATGGCGTTCCGATTCGCCTCGGTGCCCAACGGACTGGCCGAACCGGATACTAAAGTCACCTGGAAGCTCTCCGGCACGAACGATTTTTTCGGCAAGCTGATGTGCCTGTGCACAGACATGGACGCCGTGCTGGGCAAAGGCTTCGAGCGCGGCTTGGCCACGATGAAGAGTGCCCTGGAAAAGAAGACTGTCGAGCCGACCCAATCTCCATCTCCGCCTCAGTGA
- a CDS encoding SRPBCC domain-containing protein, giving the protein MSLHKEPSGRRSVQVEIEVPGTPEQVWQAIATGPGISSWFVPSEVQGRVGGKVVGHFGPDLDSLATITAWQPPEQFAADSQDLGPSAPALATQWFVEARAGGVCLVRVVHSLFASSDDWDDQLENVEEGWPTFFRILRLYLSHFSGQSCAIVPLVAVAAGPRSQAWKTLTESFGLTRAQSGERWRAPADAPRAAGIVQETGAGKNHFYALVRLDEPTTGTCSLIVNTVGETVYVQVSCYYYGAQATEIARHEGPHWQTWIEKLFPATAAKS; this is encoded by the coding sequence ATGAGCCTGCACAAAGAACCGTCGGGGCGTCGTTCCGTTCAAGTCGAAATCGAAGTCCCCGGCACGCCCGAGCAAGTTTGGCAGGCGATCGCGACCGGGCCGGGCATCTCGTCCTGGTTCGTACCCAGCGAAGTCCAAGGCCGCGTCGGCGGCAAGGTCGTCGGACACTTCGGCCCGGATCTCGATTCACTGGCCACGATCACCGCCTGGCAACCGCCCGAGCAATTTGCCGCCGACAGCCAGGACCTGGGACCAAGCGCGCCGGCATTGGCCACGCAGTGGTTCGTCGAAGCCCGCGCAGGGGGCGTGTGCCTCGTCCGGGTCGTACATAGCCTCTTCGCCAGCAGCGACGACTGGGACGATCAACTCGAAAACGTCGAAGAGGGCTGGCCGACGTTTTTCCGCATTTTGCGGCTCTATCTATCGCATTTCTCGGGTCAGTCCTGCGCGATCGTACCACTAGTGGCGGTCGCCGCCGGCCCGCGATCGCAGGCGTGGAAAACGCTCACCGAATCGTTCGGCCTGACCCGCGCACAATCGGGAGAACGTTGGAGGGCGCCGGCCGACGCGCCGCGCGCGGCCGGGATCGTACAAGAAACGGGCGCCGGCAAAAATCATTTTTACGCCCTGGTGCGACTCGACGAGCCGACGACCGGAACCTGTTCACTGATCGTCAATACGGTCGGCGAGACCGTCTACGTACAAGTCAGCTGCTATTATTACGGCGCCCAAGCGACCGAAATCGCCCGCCATGAAGGACCACACTGGCAAACATGGATTGAGAAACTGTTTCCCGCAACCGCCGCAAAATCATAA
- a CDS encoding helix-turn-helix domain-containing protein, translated as MTNALMLDVQIIDDPVAASAALDPTRGRLLAELGTPASAATLATRVGIARQKINYHLRTLEAHGLVRVAEKRKWGGLTERLLVATASSYLVSPTALGPVATEPGRIVDRLSAGYLIALAARVVREVGALIARARETNKRLATLSIDTEIRFRSAAERAAFTRDLTTTMTTLVARYHDASSAGGRAHRLIVVAHPLPNKLPQEKQS; from the coding sequence ATGACAAACGCTCTCATGCTTGACGTGCAGATCATCGACGACCCGGTCGCCGCGTCGGCCGCCTTGGACCCCACCCGCGGACGCCTGCTTGCCGAACTGGGCACGCCAGCCTCGGCGGCCACGCTCGCCACGCGCGTCGGCATCGCGCGTCAAAAGATCAACTACCACTTGCGCACGCTCGAAGCTCATGGCCTGGTCCGCGTGGCCGAAAAACGCAAGTGGGGAGGTCTTACCGAGCGATTGCTGGTGGCCACGGCCTCGTCGTATCTCGTCTCGCCCACGGCCCTGGGGCCAGTGGCCACCGAACCCGGTCGTATCGTCGATCGCCTCTCGGCCGGTTATCTGATCGCGCTTGCGGCGCGGGTCGTGCGCGAAGTCGGCGCCCTGATCGCGCGGGCGCGCGAGACCAACAAGCGCCTGGCGACTCTCTCGATCGATACCGAGATCCGCTTTCGCAGCGCCGCCGAGCGCGCCGCCTTCACTCGCGATCTGACCACCACCATGACAACACTTGTAGCGCGCTACCACGATGCGTCGTCCGCCGGCGGTCGCGCCCATCGATTGATTGTCGTCGCGCATCCTCTTCCTAATAAACTGCCGCAGGAGAAACAGTCATGA
- a CDS encoding metalloregulator ArsR/SmtB family transcription factor — MPRAATTADVFNAIAEPRRREIIDLLRSGRRHAVGDLVTRLQIPQPAVSKHLGVLRKVGIVSVTKQGQQRLYQLNAKELKPVHDWVKTYERFWTHQLSRIKQAAERKARE, encoded by the coding sequence ATGCCACGAGCCGCCACCACCGCCGATGTGTTCAATGCCATTGCCGAGCCGCGCCGCCGCGAGATCATCGACCTGCTACGCAGCGGTCGCAGGCACGCCGTCGGCGATCTGGTGACGCGTTTGCAGATTCCGCAACCGGCCGTGTCGAAGCATCTCGGTGTGCTCCGCAAAGTTGGCATCGTGTCGGTGACCAAGCAGGGCCAGCAACGGCTCTATCAGCTCAACGCCAAGGAACTGAAACCCGTGCACGATTGGGTCAAGACGTACGAACGATTCTGGACGCACCAGCTCTCGCGCATCAAGCAAGCGGCTGAACGGAAAGCGCGCGAGTGA
- a CDS encoding SRPBCC domain-containing protein yields the protein MATVATELGISSLEIVRDEIISAPIEIVFETLLEHLGPHMETGPGNALPMKLEAWPSGRWYRDLGNNAGHFWGHVQVIKPPTLLEICGPLCMSSTAINHVQYRLTQEPATTRLSFVHRAIGNIAADHREGMPDGWAHNLANMRAAAERRAQAGG from the coding sequence ATGGCAACGGTCGCTACCGAGCTGGGCATTTCATCGCTGGAAATCGTCCGCGACGAGATTATCTCTGCCCCAATCGAGATCGTGTTCGAAACGCTGCTCGAACACCTGGGTCCGCACATGGAGACCGGCCCAGGCAATGCGCTGCCGATGAAGCTCGAGGCGTGGCCCAGCGGGCGCTGGTATCGCGACCTGGGGAACAACGCGGGGCACTTTTGGGGTCATGTGCAAGTGATCAAGCCGCCCACGTTGCTAGAGATTTGCGGTCCCCTGTGCATGTCGTCCACGGCGATCAACCACGTGCAATACCGATTGACGCAGGAACCTGCGACGACGCGTCTGTCGTTCGTCCATCGAGCCATTGGAAACATCGCGGCCGATCATCGCGAAGGCATGCCTGACGGTTGGGCGCATAATCTGGCGAACATGCGGGCCGCGGCCGAGCGGCGAGCGCAAGCCGGCGGCTGA
- a CDS encoding metalloregulator ArsR/SmtB family transcription factor, producing MQSDHLSTTFAALADPTRRAILARLSTGESSVTELAKPFEMTLPAISKHLKVLERAGLVARGREAQWRPCRLEAARLKEVAEWVEHYRRHWEERFDRLDEYLQELQKKAKKHGRKK from the coding sequence ATGCAGTCCGATCATCTCAGCACGACGTTTGCGGCCCTGGCCGACCCAACGCGGCGGGCCATTCTGGCACGGCTGTCGACGGGGGAATCCTCGGTGACCGAGCTTGCCAAGCCGTTCGAGATGACGCTGCCGGCGATCTCTAAGCACTTAAAAGTGCTGGAACGCGCCGGGCTGGTGGCGCGCGGTCGCGAGGCTCAGTGGCGCCCGTGCCGGCTCGAAGCGGCGCGGCTGAAGGAGGTGGCCGAGTGGGTTGAGCATTATCGCCGCCATTGGGAAGAAAGATTCGACCGTCTCGACGAATACCTGCAAGAGCTGCAAAAGAAGGCAAAGAAACATGGTCGCAAAAAATAA
- a CDS encoding SRPBCC family protein, whose protein sequence is MVAKNNPANAEVPELVLTRVFDAPRALVFEVWTDPQHVAAWWGPHGFTNPVCELDVRTGGKMRIDMRGPDGTVYPSLGEFDEIIEPERIVFRSGVSDGQGGWLFEILNTVTFAEHGGKTTLTLRARVLNAKDGAAPYLSGMNEGWSQSLERLAAHVATAYSRSLANVPAAAAGTDGANETDREIVLTRVINAPRDLVYEAWTDPQHVAQWWGPDGFKTTVHEMTVRPGGVWRFTMHGPDGTDYHDKVVYSKVVKPTRLEYSHGSDDDSGSPHFQVTVTFDEQGATTRVTLRTLFLTREQRDYTIGFGAVELGHQTLAHLEEHVARMKNQAAKS, encoded by the coding sequence ATGGTCGCAAAAAATAATCCTGCCAACGCCGAGGTGCCCGAGCTGGTGCTGACGCGAGTTTTTGACGCGCCGCGGGCGCTAGTCTTCGAAGTCTGGACCGATCCGCAGCATGTGGCCGCGTGGTGGGGGCCGCACGGATTCACCAATCCCGTGTGTGAATTGGACGTACGGACTGGCGGCAAAATGCGGATCGACATGCGCGGCCCCGACGGCACCGTATATCCATCGCTGGGCGAGTTCGACGAGATTATCGAGCCTGAGCGGATCGTATTTCGTAGCGGTGTATCGGATGGGCAGGGGGGCTGGTTGTTCGAGATCTTGAACACCGTGACGTTTGCCGAGCACGGCGGCAAAACGACGCTGACCCTGCGGGCGCGCGTCCTGAACGCGAAAGACGGCGCGGCGCCGTATCTGTCGGGCATGAACGAAGGGTGGTCGCAATCCCTCGAGCGTTTGGCGGCACACGTGGCAACCGCGTATAGCCGAAGCCTGGCAAACGTCCCCGCTGCGGCTGCCGGCACGGATGGCGCCAACGAAACGGATCGCGAAATCGTGCTCACGCGCGTGATCAACGCGCCGCGCGACCTGGTTTACGAGGCTTGGACCGATCCCCAGCACGTGGCGCAATGGTGGGGACCAGACGGCTTTAAAACGACGGTCCATGAGATGACGGTCCGCCCCGGCGGCGTGTGGCGATTCACCATGCACGGCCCGGACGGTACGGACTATCACGACAAGGTTGTATACAGCAAGGTCGTGAAACCCACGCGGTTAGAGTATTCGCACGGATCGGATGACGATTCTGGGTCCCCCCATTTTCAGGTGACGGTGACTTTCGACGAGCAAGGGGCGACGACGCGCGTTACGCTGCGGACGCTCTTCCTGACCCGTGAACAACGCGATTACACGATCGGCTTTGGAGCTGTGGAACTTGGCCATCAGACGCTCGCGCATCTCGAAGAGCATGTGGCGCGGATGAAAAATCAAGCGGCAAAGAGCTGA
- a CDS encoding VOC family protein, producing the protein MQISPYLNFDGRCDEAIEFYRKAIGAEVTMLMRFKDSPMAAEPGMLTPGSENKVMHASLKIGESDVMASDGRCQGKGGFQGVTLSLSVATDAEAERLFNALADGGQVQMPLAKTFFSPLFGMLADRFGVAWMVLVRQ; encoded by the coding sequence ATGCAGATCAGTCCGTATTTGAACTTCGATGGTCGTTGCGACGAGGCGATCGAGTTTTATCGCAAAGCGATCGGCGCCGAAGTAACCATGCTGATGCGTTTCAAGGACAGCCCTATGGCGGCCGAGCCCGGCATGCTGACGCCTGGATCGGAAAACAAGGTGATGCATGCCAGCCTGAAAATCGGCGAATCCGATGTTATGGCTTCCGACGGCCGCTGCCAGGGTAAGGGGGGATTTCAGGGAGTAACGCTGTCGTTGAGCGTCGCGACCGACGCCGAGGCCGAGCGGTTGTTCAACGCGCTGGCCGACGGCGGACAAGTGCAGATGCCGCTGGCCAAGACGTTTTTCTCGCCACTATTCGGCATGCTGGCCGACCGGTTTGGCGTGGCTTGGATGGTGCTGGTGCGGCAGTAA
- a CDS encoding SRPBCC family protein codes for MWIKILAGVVLVIVLFIVVVALQPSSFHIARSASIAAPPQVAFEQVNVIRNWEPWNPWLKLDPNVKTTYEGPAEGKGAISRWVGDKNVGEGSMTIIESRPDELVRLRLDFLKPYESTCTAEFAFQPEGDHTMVTWSMDGEKNFVTKMIGLFMGMDKMIGEQFAKGLTDMNATVAAKEKQ; via the coding sequence ATGTGGATAAAAATCCTCGCTGGCGTGGTTCTGGTCATCGTGTTGTTCATCGTCGTGGTGGCGTTGCAGCCGTCGTCGTTTCACATCGCTCGGTCAGCGAGCATCGCGGCGCCGCCGCAGGTGGCCTTCGAGCAGGTGAACGTGATCCGGAACTGGGAGCCCTGGAATCCGTGGCTGAAACTCGACCCGAATGTGAAAACGACCTACGAGGGTCCTGCCGAGGGAAAAGGTGCGATCTCGCGTTGGGTGGGTGATAAGAATGTGGGCGAAGGGAGCATGACGATCATCGAGAGCCGGCCCGACGAATTGGTGCGGCTGCGTCTCGATTTTCTCAAACCCTACGAATCGACCTGCACCGCGGAATTCGCCTTTCAGCCTGAAGGGGATCACACCATGGTGACCTGGAGCATGGATGGCGAGAAGAACTTCGTCACTAAGATGATCGGACTGTTCATGGGCATGGACAAAATGATCGGCGAGCAGTTCGCCAAGGGGCTCACGGACATGAACGCCACGGTCGCGGCGAAAGAAAAGCAGTAG